From the Euphorbia lathyris chromosome 6, ddEupLath1.1, whole genome shotgun sequence genome, one window contains:
- the LOC136231820 gene encoding G-type lectin S-receptor-like serine/threonine-protein kinase At1g11330 has translation MRIHGYIIIAVLSFHMGFVASIDTITSTQFIKDPESLISPSSIFKLGFFSPENSSNRYVGIWYNQISVITPIWVANRNKPLTDSSGILKVSEDGDLIVLNGQDQILWSSSNVSTGAVGNSTAELNDNGNLILLDFITRNTIWESFQQPCNVLVEDMRLTSDKETGKKTLLTSWKSPSDPSVGSFSAGIDPFGIPQFFVWNGSSPYLRSGPWNGKTFIGVPDMYSVYLSGFNVVPDANGVVSMSFNYVNQSVVRDYVLSYEGELMENIFLNGKKSIPDSDWKLPRTECDVYGLCGVFGVCNPQNSPICSCLKGFEPKNTDEWDTGNWIGGCVRTTLLQCDRLWNDPEVGKGDGFLRLETMKVPDFAQWSTSDEQHCKEACLNNCSCVAYSYYTGLGCMSWAVNLIDTQTFSMGGADLFIRLAYEELIENKRKIKTIIGVTVSAGIICILIVAYLLWRWLAKHIGSMKKSKNTLLNETNHTTFSDADNINQVKLQELPVFTLQKLVTATDNFHTKNKLGQGGFGPVYKGEFPDGQEIAVKRLSRASGQGFEEFMNEVVVISKLQHRNLVRIFGCCVEGEEKMLVYEYMSNKSLDAFLFDPQRKRLLDWGQRFCIAQGICRGLLYLHRDSRLRIIHRDLKASNILLDQELNPKISDFGMARIFGVNENQANTQRVVGTYGYMSPEYAMEGRFSEKSDVFSLGVLLLEIVSGRRNTSFYDNDEALSLLGFAWKLWIEGNAAALKDRILNDPSNDEEILRFINVGLLCVQEFAKDRPNVSTVISMLNSEIVDLPSPKQPAFSERQIGLDSDSSQNQKKCSANVVTITVVDGR, from the exons ATGAGAATCCATGGCTACATAATTATAGCAGTTCTTAGTTTTCATATGGGTTTTGTTGCTTCCATAGATACTATAACATCAACTCAATTTATCAAAGATCCTGAATCTCTAATCTCTCCAAGCAGTATCTTCAAATTGGGATTTTTCAGCCCTGAAAATTCCTCAAATAGATATGTAGGAATATGGTACAATCAGATTTCTGTAATTACTCCAATTTGGGTAGCTAACAGAAACAAGCCACTTACTGATTCTTCTGGGATTCTCAAAGTATCTGAAGATGGGGATCTTATTGTCTTAAATGGACAAGATCAGATTCTATGGTCTTCTTCTAATGTTTCAACTGGAGCAGTAGGAAATTCAACTGCGGAGCTTAACGATAACGGAAACCTTATCTTGCTTGATTTCATCACTAGAAACACCATTTGGGAGAGTTTTCAGCAACCTTGTAATGTATTAGTTGAAGACATGAGACTTACTTCTGATAAAGAAACCGGAAAGAAGACGTTGCTAACTTCTTGGAAAAGCCCTTCGGATCCATCCGTTGGAAGCTTCTCAGCTGGAATTGATCCGTTTGGAATTCCTCAGTTTTTTGTTTGGAATGGAAGCAGTCCTTATTTGAGGAGTGGTCCATGGAATGGTAAGACCTTTATTGGAGTTCCTGATATGTATTCCGTTTACCTTTCCGGATTCAATGTTGTTCCAGATGCAAATGGAGTTGTTTCTATGAGTTTCAATTATGTAAATCAATCCGTTGTTAGGGACTATGTTTTGAGTTATGAAGGAGAACTgatggaaaatatttttctcaacgGGAAAAAGAGTATTCCGGATTCTGATTGGAAACTTCCAAGAACAGAATGCGACGTGTATGGATTATGTGGAGTTTTTGGAGTCTGTAATCCACAGAATTCACCAATCTGTAGTTGTCTGAAAGGTTTTGAACCGAAAAACACAGACGAATGGGATACTGGAAACTGGATTGGTGGTTGTGTTAGAACAACTCTTTTGCAATGTGATAGACTATGGAATGATCCTGAAGTGGGAAAAGGAGATGGGTTTTTGAGACTCGAGACAATGAAAGTCCCGGATTTCGCCCAGTGGTCGACTTCCGATGAACAGCACTGCAAAGAAGCTTGCTTGAACAACTGTTCTTGTGTTGCTTATTCATATTATACTGGTCTTGGTTGTATGTCATGGGCTGTAAACTTAATCGACACGCAAACATTTTCGATGGGAGGTGCAGACCTTTTTATCCGCCTTGCCTATGAAGAACTAATTG AGAACAAgaggaaaataaaaacaattattGGAGTAACAGTTTCAGCAGGAATCATATGCATTCTTATTGTTGCTTATCTTTTATGGAGATGGCTGGCTAAGCATATAG GAAGTATGAAGAAAAGCAAGAACACGTTATTAAATGAAACGAATCACACAACATTTTCCGATGCAGACAACATAAACCAGGTTAAACTCCAGGAATTACCGGTATTCACTTTGCAGAAACTGGTCACTGCAACAGACAACTTTCATACTAAAAATAAGCTTGGGCAAGGCGGTTTTGGCCCCGTATACAAG GGAGAATTTCCAGATGGACAGGAAATAGCAGTTAAAAGACTTTCAAGAGCATCTGGACAAGGATTTGAAGAGTTTATGAATGAAGTTGTAGTCATATCGAAGCTGCAACATCGAAATCTCGTTCGTATCTTTGGCTGCTGTGTTGAGGGAGAAGAAAAGATGTTGGTTTATGAATACATGTCAAACAAAAGTTTGGATGCCTTTCTCTTTG ATCCGCAAAGAAAACGACTTCTAGACTGGGGACAACGCTTCTGCATTGCACAAGGAATTTGCAGAGGTCTCCTTTACCTTCACAGGGACTCTAGATTAAGAATTATTCATAGAGATCTCAAGGCAAGTAATATCTTGTTAGACCAAGAACTGAATCCTAAAATATCAGATTTCGGAATGGCCAGAATTTTTGGAGTCAATGAAAATCAAGCGAACACCCAAAGGGTTGTCGGGACCTA TGGCTATATGTCCCCTGAATATGCAATGGAAGGAAGATTTTCAGAGAAATCCGATGTTTTCAGCCTCGGAGTTTTGCTATTAGAGATTGTTAGCGGGAGAAGAAACACTAGCTTTTATGATAATGATGaagctttaagccttttaggaTTT GCATGGAAGCTGTGGATTGAAGGCAATGCCGCAGCTTTAAAAGATCGAATACTTAACGATCCATCCAATGATGAAGAAATCTTGAGATTCATAAATGTAGGATTGTTGTGTGTGCAGGAGTTTGCTAAAGATAGGCCAAATGTATCAACTGTCATATCAATGCTAAATAGTGAAATTGTAGATCTTCCATCTCCCAAGCAGCCTGCATTTTCAGAAAGGCAAATTGGGTTGGATTCAGATTCCTCGCAGAACCAGAAGAAATGTTCTGCTAACGTCGTCACAATCACAGTTGTTGATGGTCGATAG